The DNA region atcgcatattacTTCTGTGTTCGCATACTTGCAGCATTCCTGCCCTTTTGTGGCTTTTTGACTTCTTTTTCATGTTTTTGGGTCTTCAAGTCTCATGCACCACAAAACACCAAAACTTCATAAGAATTAACTAAAAATGCATTCAAAGACGAGCTAAAGTGTATGTAATTGGTATCAAAAGTGCCGAAATTCTacggcacatcaacacccccaacttaaactcttgcttgtaCTCAAGCAACTAAAACGAAATTATCCTATCATATACTACTTCTATTTCCGACATGTCACAAAACAGTAGTGATTGTAGATGGTTTTGACTGTCAGCTAACAAGCAtgtaacttcttttatttatcCTTCATGGAAGACAACTATCATTTAACAATTTGACTAATCAACTTGTGAACTTCGAGCGTAAACCAAAATGACAAAATGCTACTCACAACTAAGTGTGCACTTGTATTCTACTTCAATAACCtaacttctgctaaatcttgaaATTCATGCGCGCTCACAACAAAGAAAATCCCCAACTCACACATATGTACAGGGGATGCAATCAAAACACTCTTGCACTCGGAACGAAAGCTACACACTACAAATATCAATCCATttgcttgcccttattttaacttGCTGCTATCTTAGGAATGATTGGCTATAGATCACCAAGGATTTCGGGATGGGTTGGATGAATATTTGGGAATGTAGTGGCTATACTCTCCTTGAACTCTACATACATTTTGCTTCTTTACTACATAGCACTTATGGACCTCGAGTTACCGACATAGAACCACCTCAAAGTATTTCTTCGGTTTCTACAAGACTCCGCTCTTTTTCTCAAATTTGACTTTGATGGCACGATTAATCAAAATGAGTATTGAGTAGGGGCATTGTTGATTGCACCTGATGAATTGCACACCCCCATTTCCATTAAGCAGAACTTTTAAGGAACTAAGAATACCACAAACCAGTGAGTTTTCGGAGCTTGAGTTTCTTCATATATACAACTTTGAGGTTACCAATTTCCACTTTGTACCGGCACCCCCAACTTGGGCTTTTATCCTCATTCTTACTCGTTCAAGGAGGGATGGGTTCGAAAGAAGAAATTATTTCACAACGGGATAAAAGTTCGTAATGTGGTAGCCAAATAAAAGGTTAACGGCTCGACGGGGGTAACTAGGGTAATTTATGTACTAAAGAGGTCAATTTGGTAAAAATTAGCTAGCAGACACAAAGATAACCTAAGATAATTTCTGCACCCAATCATTAACCTGAGATTTGCACTAAGAAGTCAaccaggcaagttctagacatcacaaGTTAAGCATATGCATTATTTATACAAATCCTCACTCACTCACAAAGCATGAACTGTTCGACTCAACATAGTTTCAGCCCTCAAGTGAATGCAAGGCAACtcaaagccttcattacatgacATGTAAGATTCTGAGTAAGCATAAAGTCAGAGAGCGAGCCTCAAGTTCACAAGAATGACTAACCATTACCCTTTTTATTTAGATATATACAAAAGAAGGAAGGGTACCATTTATTCACAAAAATTCAATACATGCTTGAAGCTAGAACAATCAACACCAAACAAGTCAAAACCTTTTATGCTACTACCgcggttctactattacacccttggaaaagaacccggtgtagaaaaatcaagggggaattcATTGCTAACTACCAATCTATACTATTAAAGAAAAGAGTTTATGTACAATGTTTATACAAAATATGACTATCCCACCCCCAACTAAAAGGCATGCGATGTTCCCAATGCATAGAGAATGTAAAATCAAAGTTTAAGGGCTTCCTGGGGTGCACTAGGCGCTCGGAGGGACTGAAGCAGTGGGGGAAACTGTGGGATCAACTGCTGGCACTATGGCAGCAACATGTGGGACCTCGGAATATGTGGTGGTCTATAAGGATGGAACAGGAAGATCCACCTGCTGTGAGGCTGGGACTAGAACCTGGGAGCTGCTAGCCTCTCCCATCGATGGCTGCATGGTCGATGGATTTGCCTTTGCGACCATGTCCGCAATAGAGTGTGCAATTGCTGTTTGCACATCTGCTTCCTCTTCATCATGTATATCTGTAGAGACTACAACTTATTTGCCTCTGCTGTTCTGTTGATCCTTAGTCTCCTCAACCAATGCCTCCTCATCAGTTTCCTTCGCTTCATTGTCTCTCTCATCAATCTCCCCCTTAGATTCTCCGGATCCCTCCCCTGAAGGAGTGGCGATGTGTACAACAGAATCCTGAGCATTTGAAGTCTCAATACTTGAGCTTCCGTAGCTGTCATAAGTTTTGTAAAATCCAGGTCCAAGCTCGGAATGTGGGAATTTCCAGTGCCCTGCTCACCTTCCTCCGGGAGAAGGGAGGTCAAGTCAAACTCCAAATTCTGCATCTTGTGCAGCTCTGATTTTAGCTCAGTGACATCATGTTAGAGTTTAGGCATATCTCCAGCTTTGCCTCTCTCAACCCTTTCAAGTCGCACATCAAAGTGCTTGAGTCGATCTTCATAGGAGTGATGCTGTTGTTGAAGAATGCTCACTGAGGCTTGGATAGGGGCCAGTGCTTGCCTGATAAGAGTTGggagttcctttgtcagtctgTCTACCTTAGCATTGGCATGTTGGGCTAGTAGACCCATCTTTAATAGAGCTGGTAAGGCAACAGGTGGATGTGCAGTGGTTGGCTTAGGAGTGGATGTGGAGGTGGCTGGTGCGGAGGGAGTGTCATGCAGTGAGGGAGCAGCAGGTGCTGCTGAGTCTGATAGAGGATTTAGTGAAGTCTCTGGTGGGATGTCCACCACATTGTCTGCGACATCACTGATCTGAGTGATGTCAATATCTTGGAGAGCGTTTTCAATGCGGTCATGTTTGGGGATAGGAGGCacttccacaactttacacagaGCAGTGATCAAACACGGGAAAGAAAGTGATGTTTCTTTCTGATTCTCTCTGATCCCAATCTCCTTGAATATAATTTCGCCCACATCAACTTTTATTCCCTTTATGATGCATGCAATGAGGATTGCTTTTCGATGTTTATGTCTGTTTTATTTCTCGTAGGCATCAGACGGGAGCAGACAAAACTGAGCTAATATCGGCCCTCCTGAGTGAGATCCCGCTGGCACTTACGTTTAGGTCATATAAAGCTAAATAAGATTTCGAGTTTGGTTTCAGATGAACCTTTGAGTTCATTAAAACTGAAGGCACTGCCGACATGTGAATCCTGTTTAGAAGGTAAAATGACCAAGAGACATTTTCCCTCAAAAGGAAATAGAGCTAGCGATAAGTTAGAACTAATTCACTCTGATTTGTGTGGCACTATGAATATACAAGCAAgaggtggttttgagtattttgtgacttttcacatatgattactcaaaatatggatGCGTTTATCTGTTGCGTCGTAAGTCTGAATGCTTTGAGAAATTCAAAGAATTTAAGACGGAAACGGAGAAACGACAtgataaatatatcaaaatattgcGATCTGATCTTGGTGGTGAATACCTTTATGCATAATTCATAAAATACTTATCAGATAATGGAATTACATCTCAATTATCTGCCCCAgaaacaccacaacaaaatggtgtggcagaaagaAGAAATATGACCATTATGGAAATGGTTAGATCAATGTTAAGTTATTCCGATTTGACTTCTTCCTTTTGGGGATACGTTTTAGAAACGAAAAATTACATTTTGAAATTGATTCCTTCAAAGTCAGTACCTTCAACCCCAGCAAAATTGTGGACTAGGCGCAAGCCCAGTTTACGGCATTCAGGTTTGGGGTTGTCTAGCACATGTGCTGAAAGGAAAAGCGGATAAATTGGAATCAAGGACAGAAGTGTGCATTTTTATTGGATATCCAAAGGAAACGAAATGAGGTTTGTATTATTGTCCCAAAGAAAAGAAGGTAATTGTTATGACAAATGCCATATTTTTATAAGAGGAATATTTAATGAGCCATAGTCCTAGAAGTAAactagttttacaggaattaaGCAATGGAGTAACTAATGACTCATCTCTGGAATGTATCCCCAAAGCCAGTATTGACACACCACTGCATTATCATAGTGGGATAAATGTCAATAGGTATCATAACGCACAAGAGCAATTGCCTGACATCTCACTACCCCAAAGTAGTGGGAGTAATGTTGAACAACCTCAGATTGTTGAGCAACCTGATATTGTTGTGCAGCTTTCGCTCCAGGAAGAAGTTAATGATATTTCAGTACTGCAAGGGGAGGAGTATAACATTGAGGCTTCAGTTCCGAAAAATGATGTTGTGGTTCAACAAAAAAATCAAACTGCACATGTAGTGACTAGTCGTAGTGGGAGAACTATTAAAACAACCTCTCTGGTTTGTGCTCATGGGAGAATCTTATGATAGAATACCTGAAGAGCCTAATACATAACCTCTTAATTATGACGAAGCACTACAGGATACAGACGTTTATAAATGGATTGTTGCTATGAAATCTGAAATGGAGTCTATGTACTCCAATCAAGTCTGGGATCTTATAAAACCACATACTAGAGTCAAACCCGTTGGTTGTAGATGGATCTATAAGAAAAAAAGAGGAGTGGATGAAAAAGTGCAAACTTTTAAATCTAGGCTTGTTGCAAAAGGGTTTACTAAAAAAGAAGGGATCGATTATGAGGAAACTTTTTTGCCGGTAGCCATGCTTAAATCCATTAGGATTCTATTATCCATTGCTTCTCATTAcgattatgagatttggaaaatgGATGTCATGACGGATTTTCTTAATGGAAGTCTTGATGAGTGCATCTATATGGCACAACCGGTTGGTTTTATAAAAAGTGGCAATGAGCACATGTTTTGTAAATTAAAGAAATCCATTTATGGATTGAAACAAGGTTCTAGAGCATGCAATACTTATTTTGACACATCGATTAAAACCTTCGATTTTGATCAATGTGAAAACGAGTCTTGTGTCTATAAGAAGTGGGATGGATATTACGTAGATGATATTTTGCTCATAGAAAATAATCTGAGAATGTTGAATTCAGTAAAGGAATGGTTGTCGTCGcgttttgatatgaaagacttaggacaAGCGGCACATATCCTTGGGATTAAGCTTATGCGAGATCACAAGCGAAGGATATTAGGCTTATCCCAAGCAGTTTATCTTGATACTATTTTCACCAGGTTTAGCATGCAAGATTCCAAGAAAGGTTTTCTTCCTTTTAGGCATGAAATCTCTCTGTCAAAAGATCAGTCCCCAAAAATGACTTATGAGAGAGAAAAGATGAAGGCGGTCACTTATGCTTCTACTGTAGGGAATCTCATGTATGCTATgctatgtactagacctgatatatACTTTGCTGTTAGCATGGTTAGTAGATTTTAGTCTATTCCTGGATGAGAACATTGGACCGCTGTTAAACATATAATCAAGTACCTAAAAAGGACTAGGTATAATATGTTGGTTTATCACTCaggtgaggggatcaaggtagatccgaagaagattgaagcagttcagagttggcccagatcgtcttcagctactgagattcggagtttccttggtttgatcgggtattatcgtcgttttgtagagggtttcCCATCCATTTAtgcacctatgactagattgacccagaagggtgctcttttcagatggtctgaggagtgtgaggcgagatttCAAAATATCAAGACTGAACTATCCATGAGGGGGTTCCCTTGGCTATAACGGAATCAAGTCAGGTACGCTCGAATTCTTTATTGGAAAGTTTGGCATTATACTCAGCCGTGCCTGACGACCAATCCTGAAAATATATGTCATTTATGTATGCGGCATCACAGAGTACTTGGACCCCTCGAACTTGGGCAGATTGTAAGAATACCCGATTTCTCTTCTGCTCAGCATTTGTGGAGGCAACATAAGTAACATAGAATTCCCTCACGAGTGTCTCATTATACTCCTCCAGGACATCATTGAATAACTCCCATTGCCTCTTTTTTATGTTTTCAATCACATGAGGGTAATGCTCTTTTAGACCGTTTAGGCTTAGTTGCTTCTCTTCAAGAATCTTTCTCTTTGCTAATTTCTGTACAAATTCCACGAGCCTACGACCCCAAATCTATAATCTTCCCCAATCTTCCGTCGTGTTTCAGCATGCAAGTCAACGGATGGCATGAGATCAGTTTGTGCCTCCTCCTCTTCAAACTGTGAGGAGTGCTCAGAAGTGCTTTGGGCTGTTTCAGGCCTTGGGCGTTTTGATTTCTGGGCTTGTTGGCTCAGGGCAACGACTCATTTGTTTCCCTGAGCGGGACGTGATCGCAATGATAGAGACTTCTTTGGTGCTATTcctgtaaaaaaaaataaaaaataaaataaatgaatcACGTTGAGAGAAAATGAATGAAATAAACAACTTTTGCGAtgggttatgcgatcgcataaccatatTGTGAACCACAAACACATCACAGAATTACAATACACAGGAGGCAAACAATTATGCGATCACAAAAACGACCACAAAGtatgttatgcgaccgcaaaacggTCGCATTCTTGCTCACAAGAAGAGCATTGTTTCTGACCATGTTTGCGGCAGCTTTGCGGTCCGGAAAACAAGTTTGCATTCGCATACTCCATCGCAGAATCACATTGTACCAGGCCACCTAGGGGTCCAGTTTGCGATGACTTTGCTGACCACAAACctattatgcggaccgcaaaggTCGTCTTCCTTAGTCAAAATTGGTCAAACCCCACTCGAATGTAAAAAAATGACCCACGAATCTTCCACCCAGGTCCCCACAACAAAGGTTTGAGAGGAAAGTAGAGGAAATGAGTTCAAGCAATTGATATTATGCAACATAACCACGAGAAAGAGGGAAGAGAAGAACATACCAGATGTCTGAGCAAGataaaaattaattttgagaTGTGAACGAGGTGAATCTTTCCACAATGTTGATCCTTGTTATGTGATTTTTTGTGTGATTCGAATGTTTTTggctttttcttctatttctctttgtttttgtatttttgattttGTGTGTGTTGTACAATGTTCGTGTGTGAGTGAGAGTGAAGGTATACGGAAGGTTTAGGGTGTGATACCCGAGCATTTTACGGTGGGCAAGTGGATCGCATAACACATTATGCAGTTGCATATGTGTTATGCGGTGGATTAAGGACTGGGTTGCCCAAACTTTATTTTGCGAtgatttctgcgatcgcatagtagtTATGCGGGCCGCAAAATCTGAAACCTTATCGCATTTTTGCAGACCCATCTTGCCAATTTCTCTGACTGtgtctgcgaccactatgcggttcGCAAAGTAATTATACGACCGCATAGTTTCCGCAAACCACAGACCCTTCTTTCCTTCAATTACCTCAGTACGTGCGCCCTATTCATGGTATTTTGGACTACCTGCATTCTAACACACACGCCAACCTgctcaacaataacaactaaacCTACATAAATGAAAAACTAACAAAAGAGTATTACCACACATGGGTAGCCTCCCAAGAAGCGtttgatttaacgttgcggcatgACGATGTCGATCCCGTTTGGGCTACTCAGTGGTTGGTGTAGGACTATCCTTGAGAGCAATTTGTTCTACCAGGTGCTTTTCTCCTATGGTGCTAGGGTAATGCTTAACCCGTTGGCAATATACTTTGAAAGTTCGAGTCCCATcctccgactccaattcgatagCACCATAAAGGGGACACATTTACAACTTTGAATGGGCCAGaccatttggatttgagtttTCCCGGAAATAACTTGAGTCTTGAGTTGAAGAGTAAGACCAAGTCACCAGATTTGAATTCCCGCTTCAAGATCTTCTTGTCATGAACAAACTTCATTCTCTCCTTATACATGGCTGCAATCTCATAGGCATGGAGACAGAATTCTTCCATCTCATTGAGTTGTGTCATTCTTAGGCTAGCAGCTTCGACCCAGTCAAGATTCAACTTTTTcagagcccacatggctttgtgttcaagctccacAGGCAAGTGACACGCCTTACCAAAAACCAACCGGTATGGTGATGTGCCAATGGGGGTCTTAAATGCTGTGCGATATACCCACAACACATCATCTAAATTCCTTGACTAGTTGGTCCGttttgcattgacagtttttgCTAGGATGTTTTTAATCTCCCTGTTGGAAACTTCAACCTGACCACTTGACTGAGGATGATAAGGTGTGTCCACCTTGTACTTTACGCCATACTTTTCGAGCAGCCCGGTGAAAGACTTGTTGCAAAATTGAGAACCACCATCACTAAGGATGGCCCTGGGCGTACCAAACCgcgtgaatatgttcttcttcaagaattcggtcacactccttgcctcattgttgggcaaggcgactgcctcgacccatttggagaTGTAGTTCACAACCACCATAATATATGTCATGCCATAAGAGCTCACGAATGGACCCATGAAGTCGACCCTCCACACATCAAAGATCTCGACCTCCATTACACAATTCATAGGCATTTCATGCTTTTTAGAAATTGACCCTTGTCTTTGACATTTATCGCCTGCCTTAACTATTTGATTTGCATCATGATAGATCGATGGCCAATAGTAGACACATTCAAGCACTTTTGCCGTTGTCTGGTTTCCTCCATGATGGCCCCCAGCTGGGGAGTCATGGCATGCCTTGGGAATTAGCATTACCTTATCTTCCGGAACACACCGCCGAATGATGTTGTCGGCAGAAATACGGAACAAAAAGGGCTCCTCCCAATAGTATTGCCTACACTCCagcaagaactttttcttttgataagctTCTAATCCATCGGGAGCAAGGTCACTAACCAAGGAGCGAACGTGCTATACAATGCCAATATGTGCTCATCTGGAAAGGCATCATTGATTTTAAGGTTCTCTTTTGGCCTCCCTGCCTCTTCAAGCCTAGATAGGTGATCCGCAACTTGATTTTCCATCCCTTTTCGATCCTTGACTTCaaagtcaaactcttgcaacaaaaggaCCCACCGAATCAATCTTGGTTTggcatccttctttgccataagATAGTGAAGAGCAGCATGATAAGTGTAAACTATCACTTTGGACCCCAACAAATAGGCCTGAAATTTTTCAAACGCATAGACAAGGGCAAAAAGTTCTTACTCAGTCACAGTATAATTCATTTGAGCACCATTgagtgtcttgcttgcatagtagatagggtgaaggagttttttatGCTGTTGACCAAGAACCTCCccaatagctacaccactggcgtcacacatgagttcaaatggaAGGGACCAATCGGGTGTGACGATAATAGGTGCCATGATGAGCTTTTctttcaattcctcaaaagcttTGATACACTTCTCATCAAATACAAACTTTGCATATTTTTCAAGGAGCTTGCACATGGGATTTGTAATTTTGGAGAAGTCCTTGATAAAACGCCTATAGAAGCCAGCGTGCCCCAAAAAGCTCCGGACACCTTTTACTGAAGTGGGTGGAGGAAGCTTGGAAATGATTTCAATCTTTGCTCGGTCAACCTCTATGCCTTGTTTGGAAATTTTGTGGCCCAAAACAATTCCATcgtccaccatgaagtggcacttctcccagtttaGCACAAGGTTTGTTTCTTCACATGTTTTGAGCACTTGTCTAAGGTTGTCAAGACAATGCTCAAAGGAATCACCCACTACAGAGAAGTCATCCATAAACACCTCTAGGAAATCTTCCACCATGTCTGAGAAGATTGACATCATGCACTGTTGAAAGGTAGTCGGGGCGTTGCATAGCCCGAATGGCATACGGCTAAAGGCAAAAGTCCCATATGGGCATGTGAACGTTGTCTTATCTTGATCGTCCAAGGCAATattgatttggttatagcccgaatatccatccaagaagcaataaaatgaccttcccgctagccgatcaagcatttgatcaataaaaggcatatgGAAATGGTCTTTGCAAGTAGCACTGTTGAGCTTCCGGTAATCTATGCAAACTCTCCATCCATTCACAGTTCTCATTGGGATGAGCTCATTGTTCTCGTTTTGGATTACGGTCATGCATCCTTTCTTCGGCACATATTGCACCGGGCTCACCCAAGAACTATCGGTAATGGGGTAAACTACCccggcatctaaccacttgatgatttctttcttcaccacctcttgcatggaaGGGTTTAACCGTCTTTGATGCTCCATGCTAGGTTTACTTTCTTGCTCCAATTGTATCTTGTGCTCAAAAATTCCGGCGGGAATCCCTCAGATGTCCGCTATTGTCCACCCAATGGCTTGTCGGTGTTCCCTTAGGACATTCAACAAATGATCTACCTGCACATCATTCACCAAATAAGAAACGATTACTGGTAAAGTATCATtagagccaagaaatttataccttaagTGCGGTGGAAGTGGCTTGAGCTCAAGTTGTGGCGGCTCAATAATTGAAGGCTTGGCGGGGGGAGTGACTCTATTCTATAAGTCAAGAGAAAGTTTCTTTGGTGCATAAGCGTAGGACCCACGTCCTTCTAATGCATTCATCGATTCCATGGACCCCTCCATTTCTTCACCATCAAAATTCACCAATATAGCCGGCAAAGCCTCACCAAGGCattcttcttccattttcatATAAATTGCACCTTCTACCTCATCAACAACATCAATGACTGAGATGCTCTCATATACATGTGGCAAATTCATACCCTTACTCGCTTAAAAGTTTACCTCTTTATCATTAACTCATAACTTGATCTCATTTCGTTCTGAATCCATAAGTGCTCCTCCGGTAGCAAGGAATGGTTTCCCTAATATGATAGGGATTTCTTTATCAACAGCACAATCAAGGATCACAAATCGGCGGGAAGGAGGAACTTTCCCACTTtcacaaggacatcatcaataatccccACCAATCTCTTGATTGAACGATCaaccatttgcaacctcatgctTGTAGGCAGCGGCCTACCTAACCCCTCTTGCTTGTAAATAGCAAGAGGCATCAAGTTGATGCTAGCCCCATTATCACAAAGAGATCTTGCAAAATCTCTCaacccaatagtgcatggaatggtGAAGGCTCTCGggtcttctttcttttgaacgatagttgttgcaatgatggaactaacccggtgagtcattttcaccacttcattcttGGTGGGTTTATTCTTGGTGATAAAGTCCTTCAAGTATttagcaaaacccgacatctcttgaaatgcttctATAAATGGAATGTTCACCGATAATTGCTTGAGAATGTCATAGAATTTctcgagtttgctatcatcaaccttCCTAGAAAGTCTTTGAGGGAAATGAAGGGGAGGTCTAGGAATTAGTGCTAGAGCTTTTGGTGCCTCTTTTACCTTTTCCTTGACCTCTTCACGGTTCACTTCTTCGACTTTCACTTCTTTTGGGAGCTTTTTAACTTCAACAATAATTGGCACCTCAACCTCTTGTTCAAGATCATTCACTTCAACCATTTGTTCATTCTCTCCTTGAAGTACTTTCCCGCTTCGAGTTGTGATTGCCATATAATAAGAAGTCGGTCCACTCCCATTAACTTTTAGGTTTGCAATTGTGTCACTTGGGAGTGCGCCCTTTTGCTTCGGATTTTGCTCTCTTGATAGATCTCTCATTTGCATTTCCAGCTTTTGTATGGATGCGGTGCGTGACCCCACAAGTTCGACCATGTTCTCCATTGAAGTGttgtttctttcttgattttgcaatactcTTTCAAGAATATTCTCCAATTTGGACTCATTTGAAGAACTTTTCTTATAATGCGAAGAGCTAGATTATTGACCCTTTGGTGGAACATAGGGGTTTGAACTCCAGTTtgaatagttgttgttgttgttactccaATTACCTTGACTTGAACCACCTTGATCATTTCACCACTTTTGATGGCCTTGCCCTTTCAGGTTAggcctccattgattttgttgtccGGGACCTTGGTAGGATTGTCTTTGGTAACCGCCTTGAGAATTATGGACATAATTTTCTTCCTCGCAATCTTCGTTTGACAAGAGTTGCACATCTTCCACATCATTTATCTTTTTTGTTTGGCTTTCAGTGAACATCTTGGTTAACACATTAATGTTGGTGGCAAGCCCGACAATTACTTGATCTCTCTTTTGGTTCTCTTTAATCATGTTGGTCAAAAAAGGAGTACCGTATGCAATTCCACCCTTGGTATCTTCCAAGTGCCAAGCTTGATTATGTTTTGCCATCTTGTCAAGGATTTGTGTGACCCTTGTAAATGTTTTGTCCATAAAAGATCCATCCGCCACATTTTTGGCTATGGATTGGTTCAACGGATCCAAACCCATGTAAAACTTCTCCAACAAGATTGTATTCGAAAAACCATGATTCGACGACCTCACTAGATATAGTTTGAATCGATCGCATGCCTCATATAGGTGTTCCCCTAGTAGTTGCTTGAAGAAGAAACTTTTATCTCTGAGCTCAGACTTCTTGCTTTGTGGGAACCATTTAGCTAGGAAAGCTCGGACGAGCTCATGCCAAGAATGAATGGAATGAGGTGGTAGATTTTGGATCCATTTCCTCGCTTCTCCATCTAATGAGTACTTGAATACCCTCAGTCTTAGGGCATCATCTGACACGTTGTTCTTCTTGTGCATCGCACACACACCCAAAAAGTTTCTAAGATGTTGTGTCAGATTATCATAGGTAGAATTTCTGAAAAACCCCTCTGCTTTAAGCATTAGGATCAAACCATGTTCCACCTTGAAGGTAGCAACATCAACTCGTGGAGAGACAATGGCATTTGTATCCTCGATATACTCATCTATATCCGCAAAAggattctcttcttcttcttcttcttcttcttcatacttTGCGATGTTTACCTAGCACACCAAGCAAAGcaagcaaagtgtgatggaatagaaaaagacgtaaagtaaagcaaacattaaatagtaatttcaaaatcGCATTCCCCAACAACAgtgccaaaattt from Nicotiana tabacum cultivar K326 chromosome 24, ASM71507v2, whole genome shotgun sequence includes:
- the LOC142178268 gene encoding uncharacterized protein LOC142178268, translating into MENMVELVGSRTASIQKLEMQMRDLSREQNPKQKGALPSDTIANLKVNGSGPTSYYMAITTRSGKVLQGENEQMVEVNDLEQEVEVPIIVEVKKLPKEVKVEEVNREEVKEKVKEAPKALALIPRPPLHFPQRLSRKVDDSKLEKFYDILKQLSVNIPFIEAFQEMSGFAKYLKDFITKNKPTKNEVKEDPRAFTIPCTIGLRDFARSLCDNGASINLMPLAIYKQEGLGRPLPTSMRLQMVDRSIKRLVGIIDDVLVKVGKFLLPADL